One Dermatophagoides farinae isolate YC_2012a chromosome 1, ASM2471394v1, whole genome shotgun sequence genomic region harbors:
- the LOC124492644 gene encoding glycogen synthase kinase-3 isoform X2: MDANMNEDNQDTNTSRMMKFDPAVLVVSHIRTITRNGVEIKTVQASVGKKNQYYTKDISYTNEKMIGNGSFGVVYQATLLEENEVVAIKRVLQDRRFKNRELSIMVSLDHCNIVKLKYFFYTHKNQQKEDIYLNLVLEFIPDTVSKVARYYMRQGTKIPMNMIKLYMYQLFRALAYIHSLGICHRDIKPQNLLVNPMNGVLKLCDFGSAKHLVRGEMNVSYICSRYYRAPELIFGATDYTTKIDIWSAGCVFAELLLGYPIFSGESGVDQLVEIIKILGTPSKDQIRRMNRNYTEFKFPKITPNPWDRVFGARTPPEVIDLISKLLDYTPFLRLDPLKCCTHRFFDELRIPNYRLPQDREPPPLFNFTEQELKIAPELNSILIPQHLHSQFSEYIIDNTNNRDLIDSTTNDPTPSTSSSAVATVGCGSEAVSNASQSSELKASTSSVGSSNGGTGGGVVGNVPQQSHMAASPSSSVSSNPRFSLSSPKQQQQTSSEASLKTALNDPNESTVSSSTNNVQSVSGDNNAGKLTDISNDPVTTTTAATATAPAATVKIEQ; the protein is encoded by the exons atggATGCCAACATGAATGAAGATAATCAAGATACGAATACATCgagaatgatgaaatttgatcCTGCCGTTTTGGTTGTAAGCCATATAAGAACAATAA CCAGAAATGGTGTCGAAATCAAAACCGTACAGGCATCAGtaggaaagaaaaatcaatactATACGAAAGATATTTCctatacaaatgaaaaaatgattggaaaTGGTTCATTTGGTGTTGTTTATCAAGCAACATTATTAGAAGAGAATGAAGTGGTTGCCATCAAACGCGTACTACAGGATCGACGTTTTAAAAATCGTGAATTAAGCATCATGGTCTCATTAGATCATTGCAATATTgttaaattaaaatatttcttttatacacacaaaaat caaCAGAAAGAAGacatatatttgaatttggtaTTAGAATTTATACCAGATACAGTTTCCAAAGTGGCCAGATATTATATGCGACAAGGAACAAAAATACCAATGAATATGATCAAGCTTTATATGTATCAATTGTTTCGTGCATTGGCATATATACATTCATTGGGCATCTGTCATCGAGATATTAAACCACAAAATCTTCTGGTCAATCCAATGAATGGCGTTCTTAAGCTCTGTGATTTTGGGAG TGCAAAGCATTTAGTTCGAGGCGAAATGAATGTATCGTACATTTGTTCTCGATATTATCGAGCACcagaattgatttttggtgCCACTGAttatacaacaaaaatag ATATTTGGTCAGCTGGGTGTGTTTTCGCTGAACTATTACTTGGATATCCGATATTCTCAGGTGAATCGGGTGTCGATCAATTAGttgaaatcattaaaatACTCGGCACACCATCAAAAGATCAAATCAGGCGTATGAATAGAAATTATACAGAGTTTAAATTTCCGAAAATTACACCGAATCCTTGGGATCGG GTGTTTGGAGCTCGAACTCCTCCCGAAGTTATTGATCTTATCTCTAAGCTGCTTGATTATACGCCATTTTTACGTCTTGATCCATTGAAATGTTGTACGCATCGGTTCTTTGATGAATTAAGAATTCCCAATTACCGGTTACCACAAGATCGAGAACCTCCACCATTGTTCAATTTCACTGAACAAG AGCTTAAAATAGCACCAGAATTGAATTCTATTCTCATACCACAACATCTACATTCACAATTTTCTGAATATATAATTGATAATACCAACAATCGTGACCTGATCGATTCTACTACGAATGATCCAACTCCTTCAACATCTTCATCAGCTGTGGCTACTGTCGGTTGTGGAAGCGAAGCCGTAAGCAATGCATCTCAATCATCCGAATTGAAAGCATCAACTTCATCGGTAGGCAGCAGCAACGGAGGTACAGGCGGTGGTGTTGTTGGCAATGTTCCTCAGCAATCTCACATGGCCGCATCACCATCAAGTTCAGTTAGCTCAAATCCACGattctcattatcatcgccgaagcagcagcagcaaacaTCATCCGAAGCTAGCCTGAAAACTGCTTTGaatgatccaaatgaatCGACGGTATCTTCATCAACCAATAATGTTCAATCGGTTTCTGGT
- the LOC124492644 gene encoding glycogen synthase kinase-3 isoform X1: MANRHESTSSSKHLSSFDRCQYSFWNKICQTFTNNKKTSSPPSSSSSNSKNLSFDDVKNKNKQIINGNKTISGTKQPCLSIKRIGALASFNNNNNNNHDDDDFSCCPVKIIITARNGVEIKTVQASVGKKNQYYTKDISYTNEKMIGNGSFGVVYQATLLEENEVVAIKRVLQDRRFKNRELSIMVSLDHCNIVKLKYFFYTHKNQQKEDIYLNLVLEFIPDTVSKVARYYMRQGTKIPMNMIKLYMYQLFRALAYIHSLGICHRDIKPQNLLVNPMNGVLKLCDFGSAKHLVRGEMNVSYICSRYYRAPELIFGATDYTTKIDIWSAGCVFAELLLGYPIFSGESGVDQLVEIIKILGTPSKDQIRRMNRNYTEFKFPKITPNPWDRVFGARTPPEVIDLISKLLDYTPFLRLDPLKCCTHRFFDELRIPNYRLPQDREPPPLFNFTEQELKIAPELNSILIPQHLHSQFSEYIIDNTNNRDLIDSTTNDPTPSTSSSAVATVGCGSEAVSNASQSSELKASTSSVGSSNGGTGGGVVGNVPQQSHMAASPSSSVSSNPRFSLSSPKQQQQTSSEASLKTALNDPNESTVSSSTNNVQSVSGDNNAGKLTDISNDPVTTTTAATATAPAATVKIEQ; the protein is encoded by the exons atgGCGAATCGCCACGAATCAACGTCATCGTCAAagcatttatcatcatttgatcgctgtcaatattcattttggaataaaatttgtcaaacattcacaaataataaaaaaacatcatcaccaccatcatcatcatcatcgaattcgaaaaatttatcatttgatgatgttaaaaataaaaataaacaaataataaacggaaataaaacaatttctGGAACAAAACAACCTTGTTTATCTATTAAACGAATTGGAGCACTAGCAtcgttcaataataataataataataatcatgatgatgatgatttttcctGTTGTCcagtgaaaattattataactG CCAGAAATGGTGTCGAAATCAAAACCGTACAGGCATCAGtaggaaagaaaaatcaatactATACGAAAGATATTTCctatacaaatgaaaaaatgattggaaaTGGTTCATTTGGTGTTGTTTATCAAGCAACATTATTAGAAGAGAATGAAGTGGTTGCCATCAAACGCGTACTACAGGATCGACGTTTTAAAAATCGTGAATTAAGCATCATGGTCTCATTAGATCATTGCAATATTgttaaattaaaatatttcttttatacacacaaaaat caaCAGAAAGAAGacatatatttgaatttggtaTTAGAATTTATACCAGATACAGTTTCCAAAGTGGCCAGATATTATATGCGACAAGGAACAAAAATACCAATGAATATGATCAAGCTTTATATGTATCAATTGTTTCGTGCATTGGCATATATACATTCATTGGGCATCTGTCATCGAGATATTAAACCACAAAATCTTCTGGTCAATCCAATGAATGGCGTTCTTAAGCTCTGTGATTTTGGGAG TGCAAAGCATTTAGTTCGAGGCGAAATGAATGTATCGTACATTTGTTCTCGATATTATCGAGCACcagaattgatttttggtgCCACTGAttatacaacaaaaatag ATATTTGGTCAGCTGGGTGTGTTTTCGCTGAACTATTACTTGGATATCCGATATTCTCAGGTGAATCGGGTGTCGATCAATTAGttgaaatcattaaaatACTCGGCACACCATCAAAAGATCAAATCAGGCGTATGAATAGAAATTATACAGAGTTTAAATTTCCGAAAATTACACCGAATCCTTGGGATCGG GTGTTTGGAGCTCGAACTCCTCCCGAAGTTATTGATCTTATCTCTAAGCTGCTTGATTATACGCCATTTTTACGTCTTGATCCATTGAAATGTTGTACGCATCGGTTCTTTGATGAATTAAGAATTCCCAATTACCGGTTACCACAAGATCGAGAACCTCCACCATTGTTCAATTTCACTGAACAAG AGCTTAAAATAGCACCAGAATTGAATTCTATTCTCATACCACAACATCTACATTCACAATTTTCTGAATATATAATTGATAATACCAACAATCGTGACCTGATCGATTCTACTACGAATGATCCAACTCCTTCAACATCTTCATCAGCTGTGGCTACTGTCGGTTGTGGAAGCGAAGCCGTAAGCAATGCATCTCAATCATCCGAATTGAAAGCATCAACTTCATCGGTAGGCAGCAGCAACGGAGGTACAGGCGGTGGTGTTGTTGGCAATGTTCCTCAGCAATCTCACATGGCCGCATCACCATCAAGTTCAGTTAGCTCAAATCCACGattctcattatcatcgccgaagcagcagcagcaaacaTCATCCGAAGCTAGCCTGAAAACTGCTTTGaatgatccaaatgaatCGACGGTATCTTCATCAACCAATAATGTTCAATCGGTTTCTGGT